Genomic window (Ascochyta rabiei chromosome 13, complete sequence):
AATATGCAGAACACGACCTTCTGCAAATTATCCATCACCATAACCAGCCACAACGCCAAGCCATACCTGCGCGGACCATCAAGTCGATCTTGTACCAGCTCCTGCACGGTCTTGTCTACCTTCACCGCAACTGGGTCATGCATCGGGACCTAAAGCCCGCCAACATCATGGTGACCAGTTCCGGCAAGGTCAAGATAGGTGATCTGGGATTGGCTCGTCTTTTCCACAAACCACTCCAGTCGCTGTTTTCTGGCGATAAGGTCGTCGTCACCATCTGGTATCGAGCTCCAGAGCTGCTCCTTGGCAGCCGCCACTACACTCCAGCCGTCGATCTCTGGGCTGTAGGGTGTATCTTTGCCGAACTGTTGTCGCTGCGACCTATCTTCAAGGGGGAGGAGGCGAAGATGGACAACAAGAAGACTGTGCCCTTTCAGCGCAATCAGATGCAGAAAATTGTAGAGATTATGGGCATGCCAAGCAAAGATCGCTGGCCACTACTGACATCCATGCCCGAGTATCCTCAGCTTACCTCGCTACTTGCTGGTAACGCAGCACGTTATCCTCGCCCCCAGGGCGACGGTCTGGAACGATGGTATCATCAAACGCTGAACAACAACCACTACCCTGTCGGTATTGGTCCGGACACACCGGGACAAGAAGGC
Coding sequences:
- a CDS encoding [Pyruvate dehydrogenase (acetyl-transferring)] kinase, producing the protein MFAGYSSKKRISERYKIVGFISSGTYGRVYKAEGKNGRIGEFAIKKFKPDKEGELQYSGISQSAIREMALCTELAHANVVHTSEIILEDKCIFIVFEYAEHDLLQIIHHHNQPQRQAIPARTIKSILYQLLHGLVYLHRNWVMHRDLKPANIMVTSSGKVKIGDLGLARLFHKPLQSLFSGDKVVVTIWYRAPELLLGSRHYTPAVDLWAVGCIFAELLSLRPIFKGEEAKMDNKKTVPFQRNQMQKIVEIMGMPSKDRWPLLTSMPEYPQLTSLLAGNAARYPRPQGDGLERWYHQTLNNNHYPVGIGPDTPGQEGLSLLKQLLEYDPLKRLTAENALEHPYFTVHGKPSEGCFDDSRIKYPVRRVSQEDNDIRTSSLPGTKRSGLPDDSLIGRPAKRLKEG